The nucleotide window CGATCTCGGCGCTCGGGCTGAGCCTTTCGTGCGGCAGGGTCTCCCAGGCCGGGAACTCGACGATCTCGGCGTCGTCGGAGAAGCAGCCGAGGTTCTCCCGCAGCGCCTCGGACTCCCGCCCGGTGGCGGTGATCACGAGCAGGGCACGGCCCTTGTCCAAACGGCTCCGCTGTTCCATCAGGGCGGCCAGCAGGGGTGCACGCAGCCCCTCGGTGAGCGAGAAGTCGGCGTCACGGGCCGCGAAGGCGAGGGCGTTGTCGAACGTGGAGGCGCGCGAAAGCGCCGGAATCAAGCCCTGAAGAATCACCGCACAAGTCTACGGGTTCTCTGGCGCGCGCTAGGCGGGCGGAGCGTGGAACTTCTGCTGGGCCGCGGTGACACCGTCGAAGGCGATCATCTCGATGGCGTCCGCGGCATCCTCGAGCATGATCGGCAGGGTCGCCCGCTCGGTGCTGCTGAAGTCGTGCAGCACGAAGTCGGCCGCGTTCTGACGGCCGGGCGGGCGGCCGATGCCCATCCGGATGCGGGTGAATTCGTTGCTGCCCGCGGCGGAGATGATGTCCCGCACCCCGTTGTGGCCGCCGTGGCCGCCGCCCACCTTGATCTTCAGGGTGTCGAACGGCAGGTCGAGCTCGTCGTGTACGACGATCAGGCGGGAGACATCGAGGGAGTAGAACCGCAGCAGGCCCGCGACGGGGCCGCCGGAGAGGTTCATGAAGCTGTTTGGCTTGGCCAGGATGAGCTTGGGGCCGCCGGGGACGCTGCGGCCTTCGGCGACGGAGGCGTTCGCCTTGTGGTTCTTGAAGTTCGCGCGCAGGCGGTCGGCCAGCACGGCTGTCACCATGTGGCCCACGTTGTGGCGATTACCGGCGTAGCCGGGCCCGGGGTTACCGAGCCCGACTACGAGCCAGAGATTCTCGTCCAGGGGGTTCCTTTACGCAGTTTTCTGTCCGGTGATCACGAAGGGGGAAAGCTACTCTGCGGCAGCTTCCTCGGCGGGAGCCTCCTCGGTGGCGGTCTCCTCTTCCTCTTCCTCGGCCGGCAGGTGCACACCGACGACAACCATCTCGGGGTCGGAGATGAGCGACGCGCCCTCGGGCAGCGTGATCTCGCTGGCGTGGATGAGGGCGCCGTCTTCGAGGCCCTCGACATCGACGCTGACGCTCTGCGGGATGTTGGTGGCTTCGACCTCGAGCAGCAGGGTCTTGGCGTCGAGGTCGGCGGTGGTGCCGGCGGCGGGCTCACCGGTGACGTGCACGGCGACCTCGACCTGGACCTTTTCACCCTTGCGGATGACGATGAGGTCGAGGTGCTCGATGATCTGGCGAACCGGGTCCTTCTGCACATCCTTGACCAGGGTCAGGTGAGTGGTGCCCTCGACGTCGAGCTCCAGCACGGCGTTCGCACGACGCAGCAGCAGGCCGATCTCGTGGGCCGGCAGGGCCACGTGCACGGGGTCGGTGCCGTGACCGTAGATCACGGCGGGGATCTTGCCGAGCACGCGCAGCTTGCGGGCAGCGCCCTTGCCGAAGCTGACGCGGGCGTCAGCGGCGATCTTGTTGTTGTTGTTCTTGGCCTCAGCCATGGTGTCTCCTTGCGGGCCTGGTGTGCCCGTATTGATGGTGCGGGCACGAAGCCCGCAGTACGGATGCTGGTTCAACTCGAACGCATGTCAGCGTGAGGAAAGGCCTGGGGGGACTTTTCGCCGCGTCGATTACGGATTTCGCAGGTGCCGGTTGCCCGACTGGCGCGAATCCCTCGCCGAAGTTCAACTCAAGAGTCTAGCGGACGAGTGGGGTGGCCGCACGACCCCGATAACATGACGATCATGGCCAGCCTGCACACCCGAGTGACCGAAGACGTCGGACGGTCCATCGTCGACGGCGCGGTTCCGGCGGGGGCCGTGCTGCTCTCCGATGAGATCGAGCGCCGGCAGGGAGTGAGCCGGTCCGTCATCCGGGAGGCCATCAGGGTGCTGGGGTCGATGGGGCTCGTCGAGTCCGTCAAACGGGTCGGCATCAGGGTTCTGCCGGCGGAGAGCTGGAACGTCTACGACCCCACCCTCATCCGCTGGCGCCTGCTCGGGCCCGGCAAGGGAGACCAGCTGCGGTCACTGACCGAGCTCCGCTCCGCCGTGGAACCGATGGCGGCAGAGTTGGCGGCCAGGCACGCGGACCCCTCCGTCTCCGCCGAGCTGATCGAGGTGGCCGAGCTGATGCGCGTCGTGGGGTCCTCCGGTGACGTGTCCAGGTTCCTCGAGCTCGACATCCGCTTTCACCGGCTGGTGCTGCAGGGGTCGGGCAACGAGATGTTCGCCAAGCTCGACGAGCCCATCGCGGCGGTGCTGTCCGGGCGCACCGACCTGGGCCTGATGCCCGACCATCCGCACGAGAACACCCTGCAGCTGCACGCGGACGTGGCCGACGCGGTCGCGGGCGGCCACCCCGGGCAGGCCAGGGAGGCGATGGAGCTCATCATGCGTCGCACCTACGCGGAGGTCCAACCGACCTGGACGGCCGCATCCGGTCAATAAGTATGATTACATTGGGGTAGCGGACCAGTAATCTTGATTGTGGTCCTCGCTCACAGACCCAAAGGAGATTTGCGTGTCAGAAACCGGTTCAGCAAACATCGGCGTCGTCGGACTGGCGGTGATGGGCTCCAACCTCGCCCGCAACCTCGCCAGCCGCGAAGGCAACACCGTCGCGGTGTACAACCGCTCCCCCGAGCGCACCCGGCTGCTCACCGACGAGCACCCCGAGGCCGGTTTTGTGGCCTCGGAGACCATCGAGGAGTTCGTCGCGTCGCTGAAGACCCCGCGCACGGCGATCATCATGGTTCAGGCCGGCAAGGGCACCGACGCCGTGATCAGCCAGCTGACCGAGCTCTTCGAGCCCGGCGACATCATCGTCGACGGCGGCAACGCCCTGTTCACCGACACCCTGCGCCGCGAGAAGGCCGTGCGCGAGACCGGCATCAACTTCGTCGGCGCCGGCATCTCCGGCGGCGAAGAGGGCGCCCTCAAGGGCCCGAGCATCATGCCCGGCGGCTCCGCCGAGGCGTACGTCACCCTCGGCCCGATCCTCGAATCCATCGCCGCGGTCGTCGACGGCGTGCCCTGCGTCACCCACGTCGGCACCGACGGCGCCGGCCACTTCGTCAAGATGATCCACAACGGCATCGAGTACGCCGACATGCAGCTCATCGGCGAGGCCTACGACCTCATCCGGCGCGGTACCGGCAAGACCCCGGTCGAGATCTCCGAGATCTTCACCGAGTGGAACAAGGGCGACCTCGAGAGCTACCTCATCGAGATCACCGCTGAAGTCCTCAAGCAGGTCGACGCCAAGACCGGCCAGCCTCTCGTCGACGTGATCCTCGACCAGGCCGGCAGCAAGGGCACCGGCGTCTGGACCGTGCAGACCGCATTGGACCTCGGCATCCCCGTCTCCGGCATCGCCGAGGCCGTGTTCGCCCGCTCCGTCTCCTCCAAGCCCGCGCAGCGTGCCGCCGCGGCCGCCCTTCCCGGCCCGACCGCGAACCCGGTCGAGGACGTGGACGGCTTCATCGAGGGTGTTCGCCAGGCGCTCTACGCGTCGAAGATCATCGCGTACTCGCAGGGCTTCGACGCCATCGTCGCCGGCGCCGAGCAGTACAACTGGGACATCAAGAAGGGCGACATCGCGAAGATCTGGCGCGGCGGCTGCATCATCCGCGCCCGCTTCCTCAACCGCATCACCGAGGCCTACACCGAGAACCCCGGGCTCGTCTCACTCGTCACCGCCCCGTTCTTCACGGATGTCGTCGCCAAGGCGCAGGACTCCTGGCGCAACGTCGTCGCCGACGCCGCTCACGCCGGCATCCCCGCGCCGGTGTTCGCGTCGTCGCTGGCGTACTACGACAGCCTGCGTGCCGACCGCCTCCCCGCGGCACTCACCCAGGGCCAGCGCGACTTCTTCGGTGCGCACACCTACAAGCGCGTCGACATGGAAGGCACCTTCCACACCCTGTGGTCCGGCGACCGCAGCGAGATCGTCACCGAGGGCTCCTCACACTAGAGTCCGCTCCCCCGCACCACCCGCCCGGCAACTGTTGCCCGTGCGGACATCTGCACCCGGTACGCCGGCCGCAGAAGTCCGGACGGGCAACAGTTGTCTGCACGGTCGGCCGGCGCGGTTCAGCGGATGACCGGTAGTCCGGCTCCGCGGAGCAGCCGCGACAATGCCGCCCGGTCGGCCAGCTCGGCCCAGCCCCACCGCACCACGGTGAAGCCCTCGGCGCGCAGGTGATCCTCGCGAATCTTCTCCTCGTAGACGACATCGCCGGGAGCGCGTCCCCGCAGGTATTCCTCCTTGAGGTACTTGCCCTTGCCGTCGAACTCGCCGATCAGCCTGAAGTCCAGCCATTCATGATCGGCGTAGTACCAGCCGCCGCGGGGGTTCCGGTGCCGCGCCTGCAGCTCAGGGTCGGGAAACCCCAGCTCGAAGATCGCGACCCGGCTCAGCGACTCTCCAGGGTTGGCCACGTTCGGCCGGGCAAAATCGAGCGCGCGCTGCGCCCTGACAAGTCCGCGCACCGAGACGACCCTGGTCAGGGCCTCCGACAGCTCGTCGGCGTATACGAGCACCCGCGGGTCGGCGCGGTCCGGGTTCAGACCGTGATCGAGGGCCACGACGGCATCAGCGAAGCTCACCGTCCTGGCGAGGTCCACCAGGGTGCGCGCCGGACTGGTGACGAGCACGCCGTCGATCTCGACGATCTCGTCCCAGTCGAACTCGGCCCGGTGCACGAGCACCCCGTTCTTGCTGCGTGCGTGGGAGGCCGGCCGGGCCAGCACGTGAACCGCGTTTGGCCAGGGACTGCCCAGCGGGATTCCCCAGAGCGCGGCCGCGGACTGGTGGCTGACGATGGGGTCGTGTTTCCTGGTCTCCACGACGGCCCGGATCCGGTCCAGGTACTTTTGGCCGAGGTCGATACTCCGCCAGCGTTCCGCCGTCGTGAAGACGCCGCGCCTGAGCCGGGTGGCCTCGCCGAGGTCGACCTCCCGCCGGGCGTGTCTGGCGTCGGTGTCGCTCACGCCGATCTTCTTCACGAGGAACAGGCCCGTCTGTGGGTCCAACCGGTCAACAGTCATGGCCCGAGCGTCGCACCCGCAGGTCCGCCGTCGCGGGCCGCGCGCACGGCTGTGCAGAACCGGCACGACGACAGCCTGGGGAGGCGGGGCCACCGCCGGCTTCTGTTGCTCGAACGGACATCTGCGTCCGGCGTGCCGGACGCAGATGTCCGGATGGGGAACAGTTAGGGGTGGCGGGCGGGGCGGGGGCGCCTGGCGCGGCGGGCGGCGCGGGACAGGCGCAGGGCGCGGCCGAGCAGGCCGAGGGCGAGCCAGGCGATCGCGGCGAGCACTCCGGGCCAGGGCAGGGTCACTGCGAGGAGCAGGCAGCCCGCTACGCCCAGGTACTGCACTGCGCGAGGCAACCAGCGCTCTGCACGCGGCTGGCGCAGGGCGGCCAGATGCGCGATCGCGTAGTAGACGAGCACGGCGCAGGCCGAGAAGCCCACCAGTTGAGCCGGGTCGAGCACCAGCACGCCGAGGATCGCGACGAGGCCCACGCTCACCTCGGCCGTGACGGGTGTCTGCCGGGTCACCGAGACGCGGCTGAGCCCGCCGGGCAGGTCGCCCTCCCGCGCCATCGCCAGCCCGGTGCGGCTGAGCCCGGCCAGGATGCCGGCGAGCGAGCCCAGGCAGGCCACGGCGGCGAGCAGCCTGATGATGCCGCTCCACGGCTCGGTCCCACCGACCAGATCGGCCAGCGGCGAGGCAGAGGTGGTAAGGGCGGCCGGTCCGAGCACGATGATGCAGAGCCAGCCGATCACCCCGTAGACCAGAAGGGCGAGGCCCAGAGCAATCACGATCGCCCGGGGCAGACTGCGGCGGGGGTCACGCACCTCCTCCCCCAGCGTGGCCATGCGCGCGTAACCCGCGAAGGCGAAGAACAGCAGGCCGGCCGACTGCAGGATGCCCGACCAGCCGGCATCGACCAGGGTGCCGGGGTGAAAGACGGCCGCGCGGGCTCCGCCGACGAGGCCGGCGCCGACCACAACCACCAACACGGCCAGTCCGCCGAGCACGAGGAAGACCACCAGTGCGCTGAGCCTGGCCGTGCTGCGGATGCCGGCCAGGTTCACAGCTCCCATCACGAGCAGGGCGAGCACGGCCACGAGCCTGGCTTGCCCCGGCCACAGATAGCCGCCCAGGATCAGGGCGATGGCACCGGCCGACGCCGTCTTGCCGGCCAGGAACAACCAACCGGCCGAGAAACCCCACCACGGGCCGAGGGTCGCCCGGCCGAAGGCGTAGGCCCCGCCCGAGACCGGATGGCTCATCGCCAGTTGCGCGGAGCTCAGGGCATTCAGCGACGCGATGAGCCCGGCCAGCACGAGCCCGATGAGCAGGCCGGAGCCGGCCGCGGACGCTGCCGGAACCCAGACGTAGAAGACCCCGGCGCCGATCATGGCGGCCAGGCCGACGACGATCGCGCTACCCGTGCCGAGGTGCCGCTGCAGCGCAGCCGGGTTGTCCGGTTCGTTTCGGTCGTTCACCCAACCAGCGTAGGTAGGCCAGGTGAACGACAGGCATCCACCGAACGCCCGCCACAACTGTTGCCGCTGCGGACTTCTGCGTCCGGCGCACCGGCCGCAAATGTCCGCACGGGGAACAGTTCCCGTCGGCGGGTCTGATTTACTGGATGGCACCTATGAGCGAATTTCATCCCGAGCTGTCCGGCTACGAACCGAACGATTCCTCCCGGCCCCTGCGCGGCCGGCGGATGGTGCTGCTCACGCGCGTCGTCGTGGTGCTGGGCCTCGTCGCCCTGGTCGTGCCCGGCGTGCTGACCGGCCTCAGCATCGCCTCGGCCACAGCGGTGCGGGCCTGCAGCCAGGCCGTGGCGCGCTACTACCCACTGTCGGAGGGTTTCGACGCCCGGTTCGAGGTGAGCGGGGCAGGCGGCTTCGGCTGGCAGTGTTACGCGATCGACCAGAACGAGCGCCAGACCTTCGTGCTACCGCTGGGCATCATCCCCGGTCCGTTCCGGCCGCCGGCCACGAGCGTGTCCTAGCCGATGAGCCCCGACAGCGACGGCAGGCTCCCCACCGGGCCCACCTTCACCTTCACCACGACGCTGTGGAACACCGAGAGCATGAACGCCTGGGTCTTCGTGTCGCTTCCACAGGACCAGTCCGCGGACATCCGTGACCTCACCGACGGACTGCGCACCGGATTCGGCTCACAGCGGGTGCGGGTCGCCCTGAACGGCTCCCGGTGGGAGACCTCGATCTTCCCGGAGAGCGGGTCGGGCCGGTTCGTGTTGCCGGTGAAGAAGGCCATCCGCACGGCCGAGGGAATCGATGTGGGCGACTCGGCGACCTTCACCGTCGAACTCGTGCTCTGACGACGGCCCGGAAACGACGCCGACCGGCCCCGAGAACGGGACCGGCCGGGCGAAGCAGTGGTACGGATGCGTTACGCGGCGCCCTCGAACATCGACGTGACGGAACCCTCGTCGAAGACCTCGTGGATGGCGCGGGCCAGCAGCGGCGCGATCGGCAGCACGGTCAGCGTGGGGAAACGCTTGTCCTCGGGGATCGGCAGGGTGTCGGTGACGACGACCTCCTGGATGGCCGGGTTCTGCAGCAGGTCGAGCGCGGGCGGGCTGAACACGGCGTGCGTCGCGGCCACGACCACGCCGATGGCGCCGGCGGCCACGAGAGCCTCAGCGGCCTGCACGATGGTGCGGCCGGTGTCGATCAGGTCGTCGACGATCAGGCAGACGCGGCCCTTCACGTCACCGACGATCTCGTGCACGGTGATCTGGTTGGGCACCAGCGGGTCGCGGCGCTTGTGGATGATGGCCAGCGGGGCGCCGAGCTTGTCGCTCCAGATGTCGGCGACACGCACCCGGCCCATGTCCGGAGACACGATCGTGAGGGTGGACGGGTCAAGCTTGGCGCGGAAGTGCTCGAGGAGCACCGGCATGGCGAAGAGGTGGTCGACAGGGCCGTCGAAGAAGCCCTGGATCTGGGCGGCGTGCAGGTCGACCGACATGATGCGGTCGGCGCCGGCGACCTTGAACAGGTCGGCGACGAGGCGGGCGGAGATCGGCTCGCGGCCGCGGCCCTTCTTGTCCTGGCGTGCGTACGGGTAGAACGGGGCGACCACGGTGATGCGCTTGGCCGACGCACGCTTGAGCGCGTCCACCATGATGAGCTGTTCCATCAGCCACTCGTTGATCGGGTTGGTGTGCGACTGGATGACGAAGGCGTCGCAACCGCGCACACTCTCGTCGAATCGGGCGTAGATCTCACCGTTCGCGAAGGTGCGCGCGTCGGTGGGGATCAGCTCCGAATCAAGCTCCGCGGCGATGTCGATAGCGAGTTGTGGATGCGCTCGCCCCGAAATCAGCACCAATCGCTTTTCGCCGCTGCTCTTGATTCCAGGCACCTAGTCTCCGCTCTGTGACGCGGCTATCGCCGCGTCTGTTCCCGGCCTGTTGGTCTCTACCCAACCGACCATATTGCGTTGCGGAGCCACGTTGATCGCGAGCGAGCCGGCCGGCACGTCCTTGCGGACGACCGTTCCGGCGCCCGTGTAGGCTCCGTCTCCAATCCTAATCGGCGCGACGAACACGTTGTGCGACCCGGTGCGCACATGCGACCCGATCACGGACGGGTTCTTGTTCACGCCGTCGTAGTTCGCGAAGATCGTGCCGGCCCCGACGTTGGAGTGCACACCGACCGTCGCATCGCCGACGTAGCTCAGGTGCGGAACCTTGCTGCCCTCGCCGATGACGGCGTTCTTGGTCTCCACGAAGGTGCCGATCTTGCCGTCGGCGCCCAGCCAGGTGCCCGGCCGCAGGTAGGCGAACGGGCCGACGGTGGCACCGGCGCCGATCACCGCGAGCGTGCCGTCGGTGCGCTTCACCGTGGCTCCCTCGCCGATCTCGCAGTCCAGCAGGGTGGTGTCCGGCCCGATGGTGGCGCCGGTGGCCACGGTGGTGGAGCCGAGGATCTGAGTGCCGGGCAGCACGGTCACATCGTTCGCGAGGGTCGCCTTGAGGTCGATCCAGGTGGTGGCGGGGTCCTGCACGGTCACGCCGGCCAGCTGCCAGCCGCGCACGATGACGGCGTTGAGCTTGGCGGCGGTGTCGCTGAGCTGGGCCCGGTCGTTGATGCCGGCGACGAGCCAGGCATCCGCGACGGGCACGGCCCGCACCTCGGAGCCGGCGGCGCGCAGCAGCCCGATCACGTCGGTGAGGTACTTCTCGCCCTGCACGTTGTCGGTGGTGAGCCTGGCCAGCTGGTCGCGCAGCTCGGACAGGCCGAAGAGGTAGACGCCGGCGTTGATCTCGTCGACGGCGCGTTCGTCTTCACTGGCGTCCTTGTGCTCCACGATGCGGTCGAAGCCGCCGTCGACACCGCGGATGATGCGCCCGTAGCCGGTGACGTCGCCGGGGAACGCCGACAGCACGGTGGCCGACACGGCCCGCTCCCGGTGTGCCTCGATGAAGTTGGTGAGGGTGGCGGCGTTCAGCAGCGGCACGTCGCCGCTGATCACGAGCACGTCACCGTCGAAGTCGGCCGGCAGGGCGGCGACGGCCTGCTCAACGGCACGGCCGGTGCCGGGGATCTCGTCCTGGTCGACGAGCAGGCTCTCCGGCAGGTCGAGGGTCACGAGCTCGGCGAGGCGTTCGCGTTCGTGGCGCAGCACGGTCACGACGTACGCGGCATCCAGCGCCCTGGCGGTCGCCAGCACGTGGCTGATGATCGGCAGGCCGGCCAGCGGATGCATGAGCTTCGGCAGGCTGGACTTCATGCGGGTGCCCTGCCCTGCGGCGAGCACGATGACGGCGAGACGGGAATCGGTCACGGGTTTCCTCTCAACTGCGAGCTCCGCCGCCAGGACTCGAACCTAGACCTAACAGCTCCAAAGGCTGTCGTGCTGCCATTACACCACGGCGGATTGCTCCGGCTTTCAGGCCGGGCAACGCAGTCAAGTCTGCCAGATGTGCGACGCCCCGGGCGTCATCGGCCCGTTCCGGCCCGGTAAAGGCCGGATAATGAGTGAATGCCTGCGAATGACGAAGTCGACCGGATCGTTGATGCCTGGCTGCGCGAACGCCCCGACCTGGATTTCGCACCCCTGCAGGTGTTTTCCCGCGTCGCCCGGCTGAGCAAACATCTGGACCGCGCCCGGCGCACAGCGTTCTCCCGCTCCGAACTGGACTCCTGGGAATTCGACGTGCTCTCGGCCCTCCGCCGCGCCGGCGCGCCCTACGAGCTGAGCCCGAAGCTGCTGCTGCAGCAGACCCTGGTCTCCAGCGGCACCATGACCAACCGCATCGACAGGCTCGTCGAACGCGGCCTGGTGACCAGGCGCACCGACCCCAACGACGGCCGCGGCATCTTCGTGGGCATGACGGCGGGCGGTCTCACCCGGGTGGATGCCGCGATCACCCGCCTGGTCGACGCCGAGGCCGCCCTGCTGGAGAGCCTCTCCGGCGCCGACCAGGAGCGCCTGGCCGCGCTGCTCCGCCGCCTGAGCCTGGACTTCGACTAGCGGGTCAGCGCCGCAACGCCTTGCGGGCCAGCCAGTTTCCGAGGAACTGCACCAGCTGCACCAAGACGATGATCAGCAGCACGGCCGCCCAGGTGACGACGGGGTCGAACTGGCGCCAGCCGTAGAGCAGCGCGAACGCGCCCAGCCCGCCGCCGCCGACATACCCGGCCACGGCCGACATGTCCACGAGCGCCACAAAGATGAAGGTGTAGCCGAGGATCAGCGGGCCGAGGGCCTCGGGCAGCAGCACCGTGAAGATGATGCGGATCGGGCCGGCACCCACGCTGCGGGCCGCTTCGATCACGCCGGGCGTCACGGTGAGCAGGTTCTGCTCAGCGATCCGCGCCATCGCGAACATGGCGGCGAGGGCGATCGTGAAGATCATCGCGTTGTTGCCGATGCCGGTGCCCACCACGGCGCGGGTGAGCGGTTGCACGGCCGCCAGGAAGATGATGAACGGGATGGGCCTGATGGTGTTGACGAGCACGTTGAGCACGCCGAACACGCCCCGGTTGGCCAGGATGCTGCCCGCCCGGGTGAGGTAGAGGCCGAGGCCGACGACCAGGCCGCCGAACCCGCCGAAGAGCAGGGTGAGGCCGACGATGTACAGGGTCTCGCCTGCAGCCTTCCAGAATTCGGGCAGCAGGTCGATGAGGGAGTCGAACATCAGCGCACCTCGGTGACTGTGGTGAGCGCGCGCACCCGGTCGAGCGCGGCGTCGATGGTCGCGTCCTCCCCGGTCAGCGTGAGGGTGAGGTGGCCGAACGGGCGGCCCTGGATCTCGTTGATGCCGCCGTAGACGACCTGGAACGCGACGCCGTCGCGGGAGAACTCACCGAACACCCGGGTCTGGTCGACCGTGTCCTCGCGGAAGGCGAGGGTGACGATGCGACCGGTGTGGCGGGCGCGCAGCACGGCCAGCTCCGGCACGGAGGGCAGCCCCTTCACCACCGTCGAGACGAACCGGGCGGATGCCGCCTGTTGCGGATTGGAGAACACGTCGAACACGTCGCCGCGTTCGATGATGCGGCCCTTGTCCATCACGGCGACCTTGGTGGCCAGCGTCTGGATGACATCCATCTCGTGGGTGATCACGATGATCGTCACCCCGAATTCGCGATTGACCCGGCCGAGCAGTTCGAGCACCTCGTGGGTGGTCTCCGGGTCGAGGGCGCTGGTGGCCTCGTCGGCCAGCAGCAGGGCCGGCGACGTGGCCAGAGCGCGGGCGATGCCCACGCGCTGCTTCTGACCGCCGGAGAGCTGGTCCGGGTAGGAGCCAGCCTTGTCGGCCAGGCCCACGAAGTCGAGCATCTCGGCGACGCGCGTGGCGCGACCGGCCTTGTCGCGGCCGGCGACCTCGAGCGGATACGCCACGTTGCGGGCGACGGTGCGGGAGTTCAGCAGGTTGAACTGCTGGAAGATCATGCCGATGCCGAGCCGAACCGGCCGCAGCTCCCGCTCGGGCAGGCCGGCGACGTCACGGCCGTCGATGAGGATCTGCCCGGCGGTGGAGCGCTCGAGCACGTTCACCAGGCGCACGAGGGTGCTCTTGCCCGCCCCGGAGTAGCCGATGATGCCGTAGACGTCGCCGGCGTCGACGGTGAGGCTCACGTCGTCGATGGCCGTCACATCCGGTGCGCCCTTGACGGTGGCCGGGTACACCTTGCTGACATTTCTCAGTTCGACGAGCGGGGTTGGTGCGGGCATATCGGTCCTTCGGTTGGAACGTGGAAAGGCCGGCCGCTCCTCGCGGGGAGGAGCGACCGGCCGGGGTGGGGCCTACTTCTGTGCGGCGGTGTCTTCCTCGACCGTGGCCAGGGCGGCCTGCAGGTCGGCGGCCGACGTGGTCGCCAGCACGGCGGATCCGCCGGAGACGTCGAGCACGCCGTCAGTGACGGCCTTCGTGGTCTGGAAGATGTCGACGAGCTTCGCGTAGGTCTTGTTGTCCTTGTCCTCGGCGCGGGTGGCGAACACGTTCACGTACGGGAGGGCGGACTCGTCGGAGGGGTCGTCCTTGATGAGGGCGTCCTCGAACTTGAGTCCGGCCTTCTCGACGAAGTCGTTGTTGATGACCGCGGCGTCGACATCGGGCAGCGAGGTCGCGGTGAGCGAGGCCTCGAGCGCCGTGACGGTGACCTTGGACTTGTCGGTGTCGACGTCGTCGAGGGTGGTGAAGATGGATCCGCCGTCTTTCAGGGTCACCAGGTCGGCGCTCTGCAGCAGGAGGAGGGCGCGGGCCAGGTTGCTCGCGTCGTTCGGGACGGCAACGGTGTCGCCCTCACCGAGGTCGGCGATGTCGGTGATCTTGGTGGAGTACAGGCCGAGCGGGTAGATCGCGGTCGCGCCGATGGGCGTGAGGTCCTCGCCGCTGGAGACGTTGTAGTCGGCCAGGTAGACCAGGTGCTGGAACTGGTTGATGTCGATGTCGCCGTTGGTGAGGGCGGGGTTGGGCTGGGTGTACTCGGCGAAGTCGACGATCTCCACCGTGATGCCCTCGGCCGCCGCGGCCTCGGTGTAGTCGGCCCAGTACGGGTCGCTGGCCCCGACGACGCCGATCTTCACGGTCTCATCGTCAGCGCCTCCGGATGCACCGGCGCAGCCGGCGAGCAGGGCCACGACGGGCACGACGGCCAGGGCCGCCCAGAGGTTCTTCTTCTTCAGGATTTTCGCGCTCACGCTGATCTCCACGTTTCATGTCATGTTTCGCTGTGTGACTCCACCGGTGCGGGCGGAGTGTGCGCCGGGCACGACGAAGAGATCACAAACTTCGGGACTTATGG belongs to Cryobacterium sp. SO2 and includes:
- the glmU gene encoding bifunctional UDP-N-acetylglucosamine diphosphorylase/glucosamine-1-phosphate N-acetyltransferase GlmU; amino-acid sequence: MTDSRLAVIVLAAGQGTRMKSSLPKLMHPLAGLPIISHVLATARALDAAYVVTVLRHERERLAELVTLDLPESLLVDQDEIPGTGRAVEQAVAALPADFDGDVLVISGDVPLLNAATLTNFIEAHRERAVSATVLSAFPGDVTGYGRIIRGVDGGFDRIVEHKDASEDERAVDEINAGVYLFGLSELRDQLARLTTDNVQGEKYLTDVIGLLRAAGSEVRAVPVADAWLVAGINDRAQLSDTAAKLNAVIVRGWQLAGVTVQDPATTWIDLKATLANDVTVLPGTQILGSTTVATGATIGPDTTLLDCEIGEGATVKRTDGTLAVIGAGATVGPFAYLRPGTWLGADGKIGTFVETKNAVIGEGSKVPHLSYVGDATVGVHSNVGAGTIFANYDGVNKNPSVIGSHVRTGSHNVFVAPIRIGDGAYTGAGTVVRKDVPAGSLAINVAPQRNMVGWVETNRPGTDAAIAASQSGD
- a CDS encoding MarR family transcriptional regulator → MPANDEVDRIVDAWLRERPDLDFAPLQVFSRVARLSKHLDRARRTAFSRSELDSWEFDVLSALRRAGAPYELSPKLLLQQTLVSSGTMTNRIDRLVERGLVTRRTDPNDGRGIFVGMTAGGLTRVDAAITRLVDAEAALLESLSGADQERLAALLRRLSLDFD
- a CDS encoding ABC transporter permease subunit, with translation MFDSLIDLLPEFWKAAGETLYIVGLTLLFGGFGGLVVGLGLYLTRAGSILANRGVFGVLNVLVNTIRPIPFIIFLAAVQPLTRAVVGTGIGNNAMIFTIALAAMFAMARIAEQNLLTVTPGVIEAARSVGAGPIRIIFTVLLPEALGPLILGYTFIFVALVDMSAVAGYVGGGGLGAFALLYGWRQFDPVVTWAAVLLIIVLVQLVQFLGNWLARKALRR
- a CDS encoding methionine ABC transporter ATP-binding protein; its protein translation is MPAPTPLVELRNVSKVYPATVKGAPDVTAIDDVSLTVDAGDVYGIIGYSGAGKSTLVRLVNVLERSTAGQILIDGRDVAGLPERELRPVRLGIGMIFQQFNLLNSRTVARNVAYPLEVAGRDKAGRATRVAEMLDFVGLADKAGSYPDQLSGGQKQRVGIARALATSPALLLADEATSALDPETTHEVLELLGRVNREFGVTIIVITHEMDVIQTLATKVAVMDKGRIIERGDVFDVFSNPQQAASARFVSTVVKGLPSVPELAVLRARHTGRIVTLAFREDTVDQTRVFGEFSRDGVAFQVVYGGINEIQGRPFGHLTLTLTGEDATIDAALDRVRALTTVTEVR
- a CDS encoding MetQ/NlpA family ABC transporter substrate-binding protein, coding for MSAKILKKKNLWAALAVVPVVALLAGCAGASGGADDETVKIGVVGASDPYWADYTEAAAAEGITVEIVDFAEYTQPNPALTNGDIDINQFQHLVYLADYNVSSGEDLTPIGATAIYPLGLYSTKITDIADLGEGDTVAVPNDASNLARALLLLQSADLVTLKDGGSIFTTLDDVDTDKSKVTVTALEASLTATSLPDVDAAVINNDFVEKAGLKFEDALIKDDPSDESALPYVNVFATRAEDKDNKTYAKLVDIFQTTKAVTDGVLDVSGGSAVLATTSAADLQAALATVEEDTAAQK